Proteins encoded in a region of the Phaenicophaeus curvirostris isolate KB17595 chromosome 20, BPBGC_Pcur_1.0, whole genome shotgun sequence genome:
- the AK1 gene encoding adenylate kinase isoenzyme 1: MSTEKLKHHKIIFVVGGPGSGKGTQCEKIVQKYGYTHLSTGDLLRAEVSSGSERGKKLQAIMEKGELVPLDTVLDMLRDAMLAKADVSKGFLIDGYPREVKQGEEFEKKIAPPTLLLYVDAGKETMVKRLLKRGETSGRVDDNEETIKKRLETYYKATEPVIAFYKSRGIVRQLNAEGSVEEVFQQVCSHLDRL, from the exons ATGTCGACAG aAAAACTCAAGCACCACAAAATCATCTTCGTGGTGG GTGGCCCCGGCTCAGGGAAGGGGACCCAGTGTGAGAAGATAGTGCAGAAATATGGctacacccacctctccacGGGGGACCTGCTGCGGGCAGAGGTCAGCTCGGGCTCGGAGCGCGGCAAGAAGCTGCAGGCCATCATGGAGAAGGGCGAGCTGGTGCCCCTG GACACGGTGCTGGACATGCTGCGGGATGCAATGCTGGCCAAAGCAGATGTGTCCAAGGGTTTCCTCATCGACGGCTACCCCCGCGAGGTGAAGCAAGGAGAGGAGTTTGAGAAGAAG ATTGCGCCCCCCACGCTTCTTCTCTACGTGGACGCGGGGAAGGAGACGATGGTGAAACGCCTGCTGAAGCGAGGCGAGACCAGCGGGAGGGTGGATGACAACGAGGAGACCATCAAGAAGCGTTTGGAAACTTACTACAAGGCCACCGAGCCCGTCATTGCCTTCTATAAGAGCAGAGGCATCGTTCGCCAG CTCAACGCCGAGGGCTCCGTGGAGGAGGTTTTCCAGCAGGTCTGCTCCCACCTCGACCGCCTGTAG